One Ananas comosus cultivar F153 linkage group 1, ASM154086v1, whole genome shotgun sequence DNA window includes the following coding sequences:
- the LOC109708367 gene encoding uncharacterized protein LOC109708367: protein MAGEEGEAAKDRTAGWREWAEDQWRRTREHAETYPYVWGSYILVYGGLGVYLAYRWRKLRRTEDRVRVLQQRLRKLVEAEESQSAAAAAPPPSKPPPVEKPSGS, encoded by the coding sequence ATGGctggggaggagggagaggcgGCGAAGGATCGGACGGCGGGGTGGAGGGAGTGGGCGGAGGATCAATGGCGGAGGACGAGGGAGCACGCGGAGACGTACCCCTACGTGTGGGGGTCGTACATCCTGGTCTACGGTGGACTCGGCGTTTACTTGGCCTACCGGTGGCGCAAGCTCCGGCGCACCGAGGACCGCGTCCGCGTCCTGCAGCAGCGCCTCCGGAAGCTCGTCGAGGCCGAGGAATCGCagtcggccgccgccgccgctccgcctCCGTCAAAGCCGCCGCCGGTAGAGAAACCAAGCGGTTCCTGA